GATGCTTCTGTTTATGCATCTTTTTCTGGAAGACCAACAAGGTAACTCAGATGCTGGTCAGGCGAAGGTCTTGTACATTGATCCGTTGTGGTACTGtatttctttctccctttctctcagTCTGCTCTTTTCTTTGACTCACTTTTGATAAACTACCTCAGTGAAACATTAACCTCTTTCTTTCCAGGTGTTTACATTTCAGATTTATTTTGCCTTCCTATTTATGTTACATAATTTGAAGGGTGAAAGGCCCGATTGTCCGCCAGGACCCatgggctgctctccccttttgggagagagctgactggtggtgaattaacctgaggtggattggccatgctaaattggcccttagtgtcctacgGTTAGGTGGCATGATGGGGAAAActtggtgctcttttggagggttagtacagacttgatgggccaaatggcccccatctgcactgcagggattctatgattctaactgctCCATTTTATGTCTAATTGTAATTATTTGTTGTGTTGCAGGGGTCGATCATAAAGCTGATTGAATAACATGAGCTGGAGTTTCCTAACACGCCTTCTAGAGGAAATCCACAACCATTCCACGTTTGTTGGCAAACTGTGGCTGACTGTTCTCATTATATTCCGCATTGTGCTCACAGTGGTCGGAGGGGAATCTATTTACTATGACGAGCAGACCAAGTTTGTTTGCAATACAGGACAGCCAGGCTGCGAGAATGTTTGCTACGATGCTTTTGCTCCATTATCCCACGTAAGGTTTTGGGTGTTCCAGATAATACTGATTGCAACCCCATCTATTGTGTACCTGGGTTACGCTGTCCACAAAATTGCTGGAACAGAGGATCATGACTATGCTCGGCAGAAGCCAAGGAAACACCAATATGCCGTGCAGTGGAAGCAGCATCGTGCTTTGGAAGAGGCAGAAGATGACCATATTGAGGATCCCATCCTGTATCCAGAGATAGAGCTGCACAGCGATAAAGAGAACCCAGATCAAAAGAGCTTGACCAAGCACGATGGAAGGCGTCGCATTAAGAGAGACGGTCTGATGAAAATTTATGTTGTGCAGTTGCTTACCAGGACTGCCATTGAGCTGAGTTTTCTTGTGGGCCAGTATATTTTGTATGGCTTTGAGGTGGCTGCGAAGTACCAGTGTCAGAGAGATCCCTGCCCTCATCGGGTAGACTGCTTTGTATCTCGGCCAACAGAAAAGACCATTTTTCTTCTAATAATGTACGGAGTAAGCTGCCTTTGTTTAGTCATAGACGTCTGGGAGTTGATGCATTTGGGATTTGGAATGATAAGGGATATACTACGAAACAAGCAAAACTCTATGACCGAGGCTAGTTATAGTTACCCGTACACATGGAACACGCCATCAGCTCCCCCTGGTTACAACATTGCCGTCAAACCAGATCAGATTCCATACACGGAGCTTTCCAATGCCAAAATGGCTTACAAGCAAAACAAGGCAAATATTGCCCAAGAGCAACAATATGGTAGTAATGATGAAAACATCCCGGCCAACTTGgaaagtgtgcagcagcagctgAAAATGGCCCAGGAACGTCTGGACCTGGCGTTCCAGGCTTATAACGAGCACAACAACCCCTCAAACCACCccagagagaaaaagagggcagGATCAAACAAGAGCAGTATAAGCAGCAAATCTGGAGAAGGGAAAACCTCTGTGTGGATTTGATAACTATTTTGTTGCTTAGCTGTCTTCACTGGCAGATAGACTTCCAGAGATGGCTTACCATAAATGACAATGCCCATTACAAATGAATAGTTCAAACTATTTGTCTCAGTTATGTTGAATAGCCATTTGAGATCCACTTCGGGTCATAACTAAAATGTGCTCTCTATCACAGTACTGGTATATTATTTTAATTCCAACTATGGAGGTCTAGATTGGAACTTGTTGCAAGTTAAGCTTTTTTTTGTTGAAGAACTCTGCTCGCTGTGGAGGTGACTTTTGTTGGGTAGACGTTGGCAATGTAATTGCCCTTATTGGATCTGATAAGTTGATTCCTTCCATTCACCATATTGCCAAGTTGGGTAAGGGCATTTCGAAAATGGAATGCAGCTCTCAGCTGTATATACAAAACAAGTGCCTTTTTTTTTGGAAGAGGACAGGGGCAAACGCAAGTAACAGGTCAATCAGAGTCCCACCTGAGCTGCATGGTCAGTGAATGCAGGCTTACATTTGCATAATTTAATGCaaaaattgaaattttaaaaagtaattttgttCTCTAGATGGGCTTCtagtattttcttttttaaattttgataCTTACACACAACATTTAAGGACGCTGGTTTCTCAAAACCATACGGCGACTTCAAATAAGATGACACATTATACAATTTGAGAGTGGCGGCTGTCTGTTTAGATAACTCTCAAAATAATAGTTAGATTTGATTCCGATAGATCTAGAATGTAAATTGATGTGGGTGCAGAATCCTTCTTGATGTTTTGTTACTTTACAGTGTAAAATGCCGCAGGACTGTATGACTGCTGTTATGTCATAGACAGCAGCATACCTTCAGTTGCAAGAGAATTCAGTTGCACATCACGCCATCCCAAGGTTTCTAATCATGATCCTATTCAGTAAATTATTTTACGAGCACCCTTTATTATGAGACGGAAGGTAAGCAACTCCCGTAGAACATTCTAATATCACGCAGGATAAGATTTGGCACTTAACAAAGTTCATATTTGAGATACTCATCTGTGATGCTAAATGATCTTTCGCATGGAAAGTGCAGTTTCCTATTTTTTTTCATCTTCAGTCTGAAGATCTGGGGTTTTCTTTTGAGATGCATGTATCTGAGAGTGGAAAAAACATGTACTAGGACACGGTTTGATACATTTTGGTATCATGGAAGGTTCAACACTAGCACTACAACTCTTGCCCTCTCGAACAAGACGCTTCTGCTGAAGGATGATTCATTGCACAAAGAGCAGGCAGTCACCATGGCGCCTTGCGTAGTAAGGGTTCGTGAGAGAAGACTTTCCAAAACTACTACTTTCCTCTCCTTTCCCCAATTGGCATTCCAAAAAGAACATTGAATGCAAAGTTGTTGACCTTCCTCAATGTTCTGTGGTCAGTTGTTGTCGATTGTGTTCCAAAAAGAAGCCATCAGATCCACTTGGTGACTcgaacatttttgttttttttatattaaTCGTACCAAAGCTTATAAAATGGATTGGATATGGCTGTGATGTCAGTCATGATATAACGGGCAGAGGCCTCAATACCAGTATTGAACGCATTTTATTATTTGAAAACATATGTTTACATTTTTTTGTTACTGAGCACAGTTAAGTAGAATGCATAATATCGCGCGGATTTGGAATTAAAACTTAGCATAACAGAAGGTTAACACTCCAGGTCTGAGAGAAGAAACCTTTGCTGACCTTGGGTTTTAAGCCTTCTGTATAGGCTTTTTTGATGGCCCGCATTGGTATTTTTGATAGGATTGCCAAATTAAAATCCACTGTCTTCAAATATTTCATAAAcactcaactcctgacttccAAGGCACCAAATGTACTTTTTTCTGTACCAGAACAAATAGTAACATCTTGAAAAATGCCTTTCCTTTGGTTTCAACATTGCAAATAACCTTGTGCTTGGCGAAGTGTTTCTATAGGTCAGAGCGATGAGAGAAGATGCTAGAAAATCACCGATTGAGGAATTTTCCAGTTTGTCAAATCTTTATTATTTGTAAACTAATTTCATACGTACTTTTCAGCCAAAATATTATTAGGTTTGTTCCAGTTATTGTTTGCAACGCTCTTGACTGTCAACAGTTTAAAATGTGTTCCCGTCATGGATGCAAAGGCCACTTCTGATGAAAGTGCATTCATGACTTCGTGTTGAAGCTGTGTTCTCAAGATGGACCTCGCCTTTTTTTTTAGCTAAAAGGGAATATAGTTAGACAAAGcattaaatattttcagaatATTGAACTATGTTTGAAATAAATGCCTACTTTAATGTAATTGTTTTTGAATTTAGCCATAACAGCACTTCCTTAGCGAAGTGATGGGAGTGCCAAATGGAAAACTGTCTCCAACTTTAGTGATTCATTGAGTCACTTTATGAAAAAAAATTAGGTTGCCATATGAAACAAAAACCAGGtgcctttttttttgttgaaaaaaaaaactttcatgcTACATTCCAAACTCTGTAAAAGTCAAATTTTGTTTCACACTGAAATTGTGTTTGCGGAGCCAAGTCTTCAGTTGTAACTTTGTCATTGCATCATCTATGCAAATTATCTTAGTTTTATCTAATAGttggctgttttaaaaaaaaaacgttgtCAACATATTTGAAAAAAACAACTCTGTTTGAAAGCCTGTTTTCTGCAtgtcttcaaaagtacttcagaaTTGTAACTACAAATAGAAGTTTTGTTCTATATGATGTCTGTTCTTTTCTTTTACTTGTGTATGTTTGTGTCGTAATATTTTAAATGGTTCCCTTCCAGCAATTTGAATGGAACCTGGATGAACTTCCATGCCTCAAGaaatgggggggggtttgtcgggTCAACGTCAAACATATTGGTCTAATATTAATGCCAATGCTAGAGTATTGTGTCCCATTCTGGCCGCCACATGTTGggaagggtacagaaaagatcCATGAGAAGTGATTCTAGGGGCAAGGAGGTAGATTGGAGATTTCAAGACTATATTCTTGTTGGAGAACGGAAAGATGAGCAGAGGTTTTACATGGATATTaaaatcacggggggggggagcggtgggggttgGTCTGATTAGAGTAGATAGTGAGAATCTTTACAGCtggaaggatcgagaaccagCGGACTGAGATTTAAGTGATTGTCAAAAAGAAGCAACGACTGCAAAACATTTTCACACCGAGTGAGTGtatgatggaggcagattcattcAAGTTGGAATAGGATCATTGAAGAAAAAAATAGACAGGACTATGGACAGAAGATGGAGGAGCAGCACTGGATACTTTATTGTAGGCCTTTCTGCTCAAATTAGTTGTTCCTGTCGTACAGGTCTCCGTAGAGTTATTGGTAGAAATTTTGAGTACAGGATGTGGTCAAGTTAGGGTTGTTGTTCTCTCCCTTCATGCCAAGAGCCTCCAGTTATCTTGGTGTgcccagtctgcatgttctctgctcctgcctttgCCCACATGATATTGACCCATTCTAACTGTTGCAGGAGTGGACTCTGTTCCAGGATACCATGCCATCCAGGGGAAAGTTATGTGGCCCTGTCTGGTTTAAAGTTGAAGGGGTCGAGCTTCTGATCAGTAAAGTTAACTTAGGAGCACATAAAGCAGTGGTACCGCATTCCTGTGCATTCTATTTTTACAAAGACCTTGGGCGCAACtcgcgccccaccccccccccccccctccccccccaacgctgggtgggagaatcgcggggtcgCCGGGCGAGTCCCGGCACCCGCTCACGAATCCCCCCCCCAAAGAggcgcgccgagatttacggctgggcgctcggagaatcgtcgctcgccgtttgtaacgggcgagcggcaattctccggcccggatgggccgagcggcctgcccaatattaCGTGTTCCTGCCGGCActgaccacacctggtcgctgccggcgtgaacagcgcaggaacacagagaggggggggggggtcaaaaggggtctggcctgcgatcggtgcccactgatcggcgggccggcctctctgaaggaggcactcctttcctccgcagcCCCGccagatcactccgacatttcttgcggggaggacggcaacagcgcatgcgcgggtgacatcgctgcgtaatttacacggcgccaaggcccggcgctcgtaaatgacgcggcgtcgctcctagccccctgggggtggagaatagggggcgaggagtggcctccgacgccggagtgaaacactccggtttttactccatcATCGCCCCTTTAATGAGTGCATTGCTGCTCGGATGGTGTCTGCAGACACATTCTTTTAATTCAGGAGAACAATAAAAATGCTTGTGACCtttgggggaggagaagtagtcAATACCTTGGCTTTGGCCAAAGCCTCTTAATTAACAAGAATATAAGAATTTTCTGCCTCTATCCCCAGGAGGGAAGTGGCCATCTCCCAATTGAGTCATTTGTAGGAAACGATGGTCTCGAGTGAAGATGATCTTTTTGGTAAGTTGAAGTCAATGAAGATGAACCTGGGAATCCTCTGCATGATACAGAACAGTCGTTCTCTTTGCCCACATTCAGTCCAGCAGAGCAGCTGGCCTTGGGAGAAGTTGGCCTGTTTGTGCTAATGAATTGCAGGATGCTTAATAGCGAATGCATTGCATTTCATTGTGGCCAGTCCAGATCAACTGCAATATGTCACTAATTGGGAGCAATTATGATTAATCTTGCACTAAATGTGgcagagtgaaccagatggtcctCTTTTGGTTTTGTTATCGCTGGGTTTGACTCGAGCCCAGACTGTCGATCAGCAGAAGAGACTGTAAAAAGCAGATGTGAATCCACTCTGGGTGGTGGGAGCTTTGATTTTGGGAGACAATTGCAATCCAATGTTGGAAATAAATGTCCCGTTGATGAGATGGGATGGGTGCTGAGAGCTTTAATTAGCAACTGATTTAGTCAAGTCTGATTTGAAAACCTGGGGTCCATTTAAATGGAAAATGTTCTATTCTCCTGATACAAGTTTCCATAATTGATTTAAATCCCAATTCTCAAAAACTATTTTAATGTATACCACGCTGAAGGGtaaatataatctttattttaatctttattattgtcacaaataggcttacattaacactgcaatgaagttactgtgaaaagcccctagtcgccacattccggcaccggttcgggtacaccgagggagaattcacaatgtccaataacagctcgtcttttgggacttgtgggaagaaacaggaacacctggaggaaatccacgtaggcacagggagaacgtgcagactccacacagacagtgacccaagccgagaatcgaacctgggaccctggagctgtgaaaccaacagtgataaccactgtgctacatggctCTACCTAGCTCTTAATAGTTACATCCGCACACACCTCATCTCTGCAAAGCCTTACTTCCTATTTTTTCCATTAGAAATTCTTACATCCATATTTAGAGTGGAAATTGTCAATGTAAAATGGTCACGGTGATAATTCTCTAACACCTCAGCTTAGAACTCGAGTCATAGAtggttacagcatggaaacaggcccttcggcgtaGTTTCTATCACAAagttagtcccacttgcctgcatttgaccTCTATACCCAcca
The DNA window shown above is from Scyliorhinus canicula chromosome 19, sScyCan1.1, whole genome shotgun sequence and carries:
- the gjc1 gene encoding gap junction gamma-1 protein, producing MSWSFLTRLLEEIHNHSTFVGKLWLTVLIIFRIVLTVVGGESIYYDEQTKFVCNTGQPGCENVCYDAFAPLSHVRFWVFQIILIATPSIVYLGYAVHKIAGTEDHDYARQKPRKHQYAVQWKQHRALEEAEDDHIEDPILYPEIELHSDKENPDQKSLTKHDGRRRIKRDGLMKIYVVQLLTRTAIELSFLVGQYILYGFEVAAKYQCQRDPCPHRVDCFVSRPTEKTIFLLIMYGVSCLCLVIDVWELMHLGFGMIRDILRNKQNSMTEASYSYPYTWNTPSAPPGYNIAVKPDQIPYTELSNAKMAYKQNKANIAQEQQYGSNDENIPANLESVQQQLKMAQERLDLAFQAYNEHNNPSNHPREKKRAGSNKSSISSKSGEGKTSVWI